In Paenibacillus sonchi, a single genomic region encodes these proteins:
- a CDS encoding amino acid ABC transporter ATP-binding protein encodes MIKLKQISKAFGRHQVLNHIDLTVAKGEVVVILGPSGSGKTTLLRCVNYLEKPSGGEIAIGDFKLDCRHARKKDIHRLRQRTAMVFQQYNLFRHKTALENVMEGLLIVKKLPKEEARKKSIALLEKVGLGAKLDAYPSQLSGGQQQRVGIARALALEPEVILFDEPTSALDPELVGEVLAVIRKIAKEGITMIVVTHEMGFARDVANHVVFMDGGLIVEEGTPTEVFNHPREERTKQFLKRITPELNYSI; translated from the coding sequence ATGATTAAGCTGAAGCAGATTTCGAAGGCCTTCGGACGCCATCAGGTGCTGAACCATATTGATCTGACGGTTGCCAAAGGTGAGGTTGTGGTCATTCTCGGCCCCAGCGGCTCAGGCAAAACCACGCTGCTCCGCTGCGTGAACTATCTGGAGAAGCCCAGCGGCGGAGAAATCGCCATCGGTGATTTCAAGCTGGACTGCAGGCATGCCCGCAAGAAGGATATTCACCGGCTGCGGCAAAGGACGGCGATGGTCTTCCAGCAGTACAATCTGTTCCGGCACAAAACAGCGCTGGAGAATGTGATGGAGGGACTGCTGATCGTGAAAAAGCTTCCGAAGGAGGAAGCGAGGAAGAAAAGTATAGCACTGCTGGAGAAGGTGGGCCTCGGCGCAAAGCTGGACGCCTATCCAAGCCAGCTGTCCGGAGGCCAGCAGCAGCGCGTCGGGATTGCCCGGGCGCTTGCGCTGGAGCCGGAAGTGATTCTGTTCGATGAGCCTACTTCGGCTCTCGACCCGGAGCTGGTAGGTGAGGTGCTCGCCGTCATCCGCAAAATAGCCAAGGAAGGCATCACGATGATCGTGGTGACGCATGAGATGGGTTTTGCCCGCGATGTGGCCAATCACGTGGTGTTTATGGACGGCGGGCTGATCGTTGAAGAGGGGACACCAACGGAGGTGTTCAACCATCCGCGTGAAGAAAGAACCAAGCAGTTCCTGAAGCGGATTACGCCGGAGCTGAACTATTCAATCTAG